The genomic interval TCGAGGACTACCTCGAAATCAAATACCTGTGCATCAGCGTCTGATAGCACGGTAAAGGCTTTACCTCTGCCAGCGGGGCGCGAGAGCGACGTCTCGCTGGCCTTTTTTACATCGCAGTACCTGGTGGCCAGGGCGTTTACGGCAGTCGATCAACGAATACTGTGCGCGAGCACTCCCAGCCACCCCCGAATAAAAGCGCCATTCCTGTCGGCGCAATGAGGGCATTATGAGCAAGACCAACGAATCCTTGATGCAACGTCGTGTAGCTGCCGTCCCACGTGGCGTTGGCCAGATCCACCCGATCTTCGTCGACACCGCGAAGAACTCGACCGTGATCGACGTTGAAGGCCGCGAACTGATCGACTTCGCCGGCGGCATCGCAGTACTGAACACCGGCCACCTGCACCCGAAAGTGGTTGCAGCCGTGCAAGAGCAGCTGACCAAAGTCAGCCACACCTGCTTCCAGGTGCTGGCCTACGAACCCTACGTAGAGCTGTGCGAAAAGATCAACAAGCTGGTCCCAGGCGACTTCGACAAGAAGACCCTGCTGGTCACCACCGGCTCCGAAGCCGTTGAAAACGCCGTCAAGATCGCCCGTGCTGCCACTGGCCGTGCTGGCGTCATCGCCTTCACCGGCGGCTACCACGGCCGTACCATGATGACGCTGGGCCTGACCGGCAAGGTCGTGCCGTACTCCGCTGGCATGGGCCTGATGCCAGGCGGCATCTTCCGCGCCCTGTTCCCGAGCGAACTGCACGGTATCAGCGTTGACGACGCCATTGCTTCGGTCGAGCGCATCTTCAAGAACGACGCCGAGCCGCGTGACATCGCCGCGATCATCCTCGAGCCGGTACAAGGCGAAGGCGGCTTCCTGCCAGCGCCGAAAGAGCTGATGAAGCGCCTGCGCGCGCTGTGCGACCAGCACGGCATCCTGCTGATCGCCGACGAAGTTCAGACGGGTGCTGGCCGTACCGGTACCTTCTTCGCCATGGAACAGATGGGCGTTGCGCCTGACCTGACCACCTTCGCCAAATCCATCGCTGGCGGCTTCCCGCTGGCCGGTGTGTGCGGTAAGGCCGAGTACATGGACGCCATCGCCCCGGGCGGCCTGGGCGGCACTTACGCCGGTTCGCCGATCGCTTGCGCCGCGGCCCTGGCCGTGATCGAAGTGTTCGAAGAAGAAAAACTGCTGGACCGCAGCAAGGCTGTAGGTGAGCGCCTGACCGCTGGCCTGCGCGAAATCCAGAAGAAGCACCCGATCATCGGCGACGTCCGTGGTCTGGGCTCGATGATTGCTGTTGAAGTCTTCGAGAAAGGCACTCACACCCCGAACGCTGCTGCTGTTGGCCAGGTTGTTGCCAAGGCACGCGACAAGGGTCTGATCCTGCTGTCCTGCGGCACCTACGGCAACGTTCTGCGTATCCTGGTACCGCTGACTGCCGAAGACGCACTGCTGGACAAAGGCCTGGCCATCATCGAAGAGTGCTTCGCTGAACTCGCTTGATGTGACGCGCTTCTGAAAAAACCCGCTTCGGCGGGTTTTTTTTGTGCCCTGAAAAGCCATGTGGCGCTATGGTTGTCGGAGGACTGGCTTTGGAAGCTGCGACGGAACGTGTGTCAGGCTATTCAGGAGTAGTTGGCGATGAACGCTGCAGACCCCACCCCACCCAGCGTACTGATTGTGGAAGGCGACCCGTGGGTGCGTGACATGCTCAGCGAGATGCTGCTCAGTGTGCGCTGCGATGCCCGCCTGCAGGTGTGCGCCGATGGGGCGCAGGCACTCAGCGCGCTGTCCAGCAAGCCAGACCTGATTATCGCCGCCCGCGAGCTGGCCGGTGTCGATGGCCTGGACCTGTTGCGCAAGGTGCGCGCCAAAGGGCCGGGCTTGCCGTTCATCCTCATGAGCAACCGCAGCGACAGCGCCAGTGTGCGCGAGGTGTTGCCCCTGCACCCCACTGCCTACCTGAGCAAACCCCTGAACCTGGACAACCTGCGCAAGCGCCTGGAAGAGCTGCTGCTGGCCGTTGGCGAAGAAATCGCCTGCCCGGTGCCGGCGTTGCAGGCAGGTGCCAGCCTGCCCACCTACCTTGAGCAGCGCCGTGCTACCGCCGATGGCGGGCCGCTGTTGGCCGACGTGCAGGTGGCGATCAAGCGGGCGCTCAACCCTCAGGGCCTGAACCTGAAGGTGCTCGAAGAGGAAGTGCGTAACGACCCTCAGGTTACCGCCGTCCTTATCGCGGCTGCCAACAGCGCTGCGTTGCACCGTGAAGCGCCGGTGCAAACCTTGCTGCAGGCCCTGAACAAGCTTGGCAGCACCCAGAGCATGAATCTGATTCTGGGCATGACCCTCAAGCGCAGTGCACGGCTCAGCGACCCGTTGCTGGCGCAGCACGCGGCCGGGTATTGGCAGCTTTCACTGCATACGGCCGAATATGGCCGTACATTGGCGCGCATGCTCGAGCTGGACGAAGGGCGCTGC from Pseudomonas fortuita carries:
- the gabT gene encoding 4-aminobutyrate--2-oxoglutarate transaminase, translated to MSKTNESLMQRRVAAVPRGVGQIHPIFVDTAKNSTVIDVEGRELIDFAGGIAVLNTGHLHPKVVAAVQEQLTKVSHTCFQVLAYEPYVELCEKINKLVPGDFDKKTLLVTTGSEAVENAVKIARAATGRAGVIAFTGGYHGRTMMTLGLTGKVVPYSAGMGLMPGGIFRALFPSELHGISVDDAIASVERIFKNDAEPRDIAAIILEPVQGEGGFLPAPKELMKRLRALCDQHGILLIADEVQTGAGRTGTFFAMEQMGVAPDLTTFAKSIAGGFPLAGVCGKAEYMDAIAPGGLGGTYAGSPIACAAALAVIEVFEEEKLLDRSKAVGERLTAGLREIQKKHPIIGDVRGLGSMIAVEVFEKGTHTPNAAAVGQVVAKARDKGLILLSCGTYGNVLRILVPLTAEDALLDKGLAIIEECFAELA
- a CDS encoding response regulator, translated to MNAADPTPPSVLIVEGDPWVRDMLSEMLLSVRCDARLQVCADGAQALSALSSKPDLIIAARELAGVDGLDLLRKVRAKGPGLPFILMSNRSDSASVREVLPLHPTAYLSKPLNLDNLRKRLEELLLAVGEEIACPVPALQAGASLPTYLEQRRATADGGPLLADVQVAIKRALNPQGLNLKVLEEEVRNDPQVTAVLIAAANSAALHREAPVQTLLQALNKLGSTQSMNLILGMTLKRSARLSDPLLAQHAAGYWQLSLHTAEYGRTLARMLELDEGRCYCAGLLHCLGDLAVLRCLQEWRLAGGELDEHNVQQSLDEFGAAFGSALRTRWRLPLALRELIAAIYQLGGGVYSREILAMNLAGQLSRLPAEQGLEKVASGKTARLLKMGLPELNRLRKVDNPEVKPQEEPPVAEAEAPS